One Hermetia illucens chromosome 4, iHerIll2.2.curated.20191125, whole genome shotgun sequence DNA segment encodes these proteins:
- the LOC119655837 gene encoding sodium/potassium/calcium exchanger 4-like, with the protein MWTTCACAIVALCFSVGFSSGHLSNDVGRKLVSLSSENGNGLSVISRFIGRQSELNATTNNNCSDSSGSGGSFPADLFTDEQLKNGAFILYLVGAIYSFSFLACICNYYFLPTVECICEDLNIPKDVGAAIVMATAACLPDFFTNSISTLITNSQMGMGSIIGGLMYNTLAVPGIAGLAIKKPIQLDWWPVCRDSVIYIFHTCVLMFVVWGGIITFTESCILLFFCILYYVTIILTNYKMKNRLRTFVEDQLNCCITTRYDFKTPGEKSAKGKLPFHKKHNERPQSGVYVITPTEFTLTSPVNTSEDNHKVEEDSEGSGSSPFKLPRGNFISKVWWWYSWPIRFILACACPNPKTNRRFYMVTFFVCIVFIALNAYFILWMLTIFGSSLGIPAVVSGLTILAAGSATPEAFACAISLRRGESGIGISNALGANTLAIVFSLGMPWFIKSIMNMQKGIPVIYISTDSIEYVIGILILSTVTLFAIFAISGFRLRRTTGLALLVAYFVYISLQVLIEMDVIFPSDEGC; encoded by the exons ATGTTGGAAGAAAACTAGTatccctgtcatcagaaaatGGAAACGGACTCAGTGTTATAAGCAGATTCATTGGTCGACAAAGTGAATTGAAtgcaacaacaaacaacaactgCAGTGATTCATCAGGATCAGGGGGATCTTTTCCAGCAGATTTGTTCACAG atgaacaactgaaaaatGGAGCTTTTATATTGTATCTTGTCGGCGCCATCTATAGCTTCTCATTTCTAGCATGCATCTGCAATTATTACTTCTTGCCAACAGTGGAGTGTATTTGTGAAGACCTGAATATTCCGAAGGATGTGGGTGCTGCGATAGTTATGGCTACTGCGGCCTGCCTGCCTGATTTTTTTACAAACTCAATAAGTACGCTTATAACAAATTCGCAAATGGGTATGGGCAGTATAATCGGAGGACTTATGTACAATACGTTGGCAGTACCAGGAATAGCGGGTCTGGCTATCAAAAAA CCAATCCAACTTGACTGGTGGCCTGTTTGCAGAGATTCCGTAATTTACATATTCCATACATGTGTATTGATGTTCGTCGTTTGGGGTGGAATAATTACTTTTACGGAATCATgtatacttttatttttttgcattttgtaCTACGTCACTATCATTCTAACGAATTATAAAATGAAGAATAGACTGAGGACATTTGTGGAGGATCAGCTGAACTGCTGCATAACAACAAGATATG ATTTTAAAACTCCTGGTGAGAAGAGCGCAAAGGGAAAGTTGCCTTTCCACAAGAAACATAATGAGCGTCCACAATCTGGAGTATACGTGATAACGCCAACGGAATTCACGCTAACTTCCCCGGTTAACACATCCGAAG ATAACCATAAAGTAGAAGAAGACAGCGAAGGCAGTGGCTCTAGCCCATTCAAACTACCTAGAGGCAACTTTATTTCGAAAGTTTGGTGGTGGTATTCTTGGCCTATTCGATTTATATTGGCTTGTGCTTGCCCAAATCCGAAAACCAACCGTCGTTTTTACATGGTAACCTTTTTCGTATGTATAGTATTTATTGCTCTCAATGCCTACTTTATTCTATGGATGCTAACGATTTTCG GTTCTTCTTTGGGAATACCGGCGGTTGTTTCGGGTCTCACTATATTGGCAGCTGGGTCGGCTACTCCGGAAGCATTCGCATGTGCTATTTCGTTGCGAAGAG gtGAAAGCGGTATCGGCATCTCAAATGCTTTGGGCGCTAATACTCTAGCAATCGTGTTCTCCCTTGGCATGCCATGGTTCATTAAAAGCATTATGAATATGCAGAAGGGGATACCCGTCATTTACATTAGCACTGACAGTATTGAATACGTTATTGGCATCCTCATCCTCTCAACGGTGACGCTTTTTGCAATTTTCGCTATTTCTGGATTTCGTCTACGAAGAACCACTGGACTTGCCCTTTTAGTTGCATATTTTGTGTACATTTCGCTGCAAGTGTTGATTGAAATGGATGTGATCTTCCCTTCGGATGAGGGATGCTAG